gatgaAGCTATGATATAGCTTGGGATAATACCTTTTTCATCGcgatccttattactttgatcctccCAAGAATATAGCGTAGTTCTCCCCAAGTCTTCTCTAACATTGATTACGTACCTTTACTTTCCGGCCACTTCCAAACTTGATATTGGCTCTAACAACAATCATGTCATGTGTCACGAGTAAAGTAAAATACCACCACATTACCATTGCTTCTTCAGATACACAGACTCATCTGAAGatcattattggaactaaatgggtcttaaaaaataagttaaatcaaaagggagaagtcataAAGAAGACGCACACTTTCCTTATTTTTCAGATATTTCATTTGAATGAAACTTTGCTCTTTGTCTGTGCTGAGCCTCACGTAAGTTTCCCATCGACCTCAAGGTAAATCCAGGAAGTGCAAATGGGCTATGAGGGATGGCCCAACACCACGAGTGGTTCGACTGCTGTAGGCATTTATTTACGCTACGTGAGAATCAAACACTCATTGCTTGGGAAACCAGTGTGTCTGATTACCATCGCACCAAGCCCCGGGGGCATTATAACATGATGCACTGGCAACTTCATACTCTAAGTTGGTGAAATTTGCAACATTTAAATCAAATCCAAAGCCAAAGTTAATGGAAACACTGTAACGGCTCActtcattaataaaaaaaaaaatctaaaccaaaTAATTTCTCCATATTGCAAATTTCAAAATCCTCTCCATGAAGACAGTTATGCATTATTCATTCATACAACTATTAATACCTACCAAACCACATGATCACATGCAAGAAAAGGAGGAACCATCAATATACAAAAAGATTAGTAGCTGCCTTTATACCACATTCTAAAGACAAAAAAAAAGTGCACTGAATTGGGAGGAAATGAATGCTGTTTTTAGTGATTTTCAAGCAAAGGCATTATTTAAATGTAAAATTGACTGATCTTCTTTGGTGTATCATCTTTAAAATAACAATCATTGACCATAGTGAAATAGAAAGTAAATTATTATTCAATATCGCAACCACTGGCAACTATATTTATCTGGATCTATGCTCATCCATATAAAGGTCATTACTATCAATTTTATTTACACAGGCCCACAGTATAAGGAACAaggaagatcaagaagcttatgTACTTACTGCCCAATTTGGTAGCAGTGCCAGGATTGTAGGAGAAAGTCCATGATACATTCCTCTAACTCCTTCTCTTTTAATTATCTCTTCTAGGCTTGAAATGATAATGCCTCCTAATTTGAGCGAAAGAAATCAATTGCTTGGCATTTCCGAGTAATGCATTTGCTGGATAAAAGGCAAATGATAATATAATTCAAATAGGAGTAGCTGGTTTTTTTATTGATCAACCAGATTAAGAGAATACAAATTGGAAGAGAAACTATTAAATGGAGTGGCAATAAAGACTAATTCAGAGAATGGAAGGTAACATGATAATTTGTAAACTGCAGGAAATCATGGAAGGTGCATACTTTTAATCTATGTAGATTATGTCAATAACATAATCTTGTGTGGCCATAAACCTATCTAGATACTCATTCTTGTTAACTGTTGTCCTTAAAAGAGGCAAAGGCAAACACAATTTATTAGGACAAACTATACTTGATCTCGTAATATAAATTCTTAGTATATACTAATATCTCTATGTTTCTAACACTTAACAAGTTAGTGCCTTGAAACCCATCATCATGCAGTGTTTGCCCCAACAATTTGAAGACAACTACATGGATCTTGTCCCTTCTATCATATAATTTACAAATGTCCTGATTAATAATTCATAGATGTTTCATAAGAAAGCCTACATCAAATCGATGATATAAATGCCTTCCATATTCATTACAATAATCAATGGTTGTTCACAATACCAAATATAGCAAAATCACATAAAGAACTTTGATGTGCCTATCCTTAAAATGGATTTGGCTTGAGACATCCAAATAAAATAGATTGGATACGTGTTTCACATACTTTGTTCTGTACCTAAGCTAGGAAGAAGTATCTAGTGAGCAGCAGCTGAAAGGCACAGAGAGGATGCTTATTCACAGGCTTTTGAAGCAAATCTAGACTTGCTTGTACATCAGTTCTAAGAGAGCCTTGAGAGGATAAGTGCATCTATACAGGATTTTGAgcatatttttatttgatttttatgtAGCATTTTCTTCGATTacaaaagtttattttttatcCGCGGATAGGGTGAAAAACAAACCTCCTAAATTTGTGTTCTAGTTCATTTTGCAGATGTTTTGTTGGTTTCCATCTTATCTTCATTTACGGATGTCTATCCTAAATGCATTCCGTATTCCAGGAATACCATAATCTTCTATCCAATATAGAGAGATTTTTGGTGATGATTGAAACGGTATCTCTAAAAGAGGAATGTAAGATACACAGTATCCTAGTTGGTGATGACAAAACGACCTCAATCCCAAgaatatgtttatgatatgaacTCATTTATATTGCAACAGAACAAATTTATTCAACTGCTAACTAGTCAATATTATTTTTGACAAGAAACTCTATCAGTGTTTAAAAAGAAGGAACAATAACAGAGAAACCCAAACAGAAAACATCAGTGTATACCCCGGCGAGAAGACTCTGCGAGCGTGGGCAATCCATGCACCTGGAGCCTGGTCTTGATCACGTCCAGCGGGCAGACAAACGTGGCCGCAATCATCCCTGTCATCAATCTCCCTCTTAAACGAAACAAGCAACAAAAGAGACCAAAATAACTACAAGAAACCTAATTGCAAACCCTCACAAGACGGTCAGACATCAAACCCTAAACTCACAAACAAAAAGAAGGAAACATAACAGTTTTTTGCAATCAAGAGCCACACTTGCATATTCTAATAAGGAAAATATAGCATCATAATGTGAAATCGCTCCAAAAAATaccaaaaagaaaacttaaaattaggaacaaagaaaaggaaataacCAGCGGAGGCCCCAGCGAAGGCATTGCAGAGGAGTTCGCGAGGTGTTGGCTGGTGGAATTCACCAGGCATGATGGTCGAACTTTCGACGTAGCGATCGGCACAAGATTTCAATTCGCTGCACCAGAACGAAGATTCTGCTCTAGAAGACAAGATTTAACCAACTCACGGAGCGAAATTCCACGGATTTTCTTTCACCGCAGCGGATGAAACAGATTGAAGGCTTGAAATCAACCAAGGTTTTGGCTAGCGTACGTGACGCCGCGGAGAAGAGGAGACGAAATTCGTGAGTTTTTTGATCGGGGAAAAAATGACGCAGCCTCTCGTTCAGGAGGAACTTCAAGTGGCTGTCATAAGTCGTAACATAACatgaaaattaaaagtaaaattaaatttttaaaaaattgtcacCTATTTTTAACCTAAATTACTAAATAGTTACTTAGtagttttatgatttttattttttagaaagtaataaaaataaatgaTATTGAAGTTACAAAttcagaaataaattattttttatattaaaaaaacagaatataaattttcaaaaatatataattcttttAGTCAAACATGGTACATTATTATTTTAAGGAatctatattttcaaaaatatataatacTTTTAGTCAAACATGGTAcattattattttaaagaatttatttaatgTACATTTATCTTTGTTGATGGAGGgagaaaaaaactaaaaatttgaTTGTGAGGCATAAGATCGTTACTCTTCTCCTAGTGTATCACTCGTCCCATGATAGTTAAAGGTGAAATTTATCATCCCAATGGTCccaaaaatttatacttttacGATGGAGATAAATCATAGTGATTAAGATGAAAAGCTTATTATTGACGGTGGAATGGAGTaggaggagagaatgagaaaggCTTGAATAATTACGAGAGCACGTAGAGATTTGCTTTATTAAGAAGATATTTAGGAGTTATAGGTGAGGCGTcctttaaggaaaaaaaaaacaatataggGCGTCCTattaaaggaaataaaatttAGAGGCacccttaatttttttaattcccaCTGAGCACCCTGTACTTTTTAATTACTAAAAAACTgtccatgaaaaaaaaaaaactcaaatttccTTCTCTTCAAACTCTCCTATTTCCATATTAATCTTTGAGATTTGATCTTTTTCTTTATTCCCTTAAATGTTTCACCACTTTACTGCAATCCTATAAGTGAAGTTTTAGAAGTTCGatgttaatattttgaaaataaaatcaatttgaCTCATTTTCAAAATCCTAACTAAAATTATATATCGCCTATAAATTGATTAATTATCCCAATTTTTACTCGGAATTTAGATAGGAGATAACAAAATAATACAAAGAAAAAACCTGTTGTCATTATATAAACTCTCATTAACACGTAGAGATTTCAGATTTAATGTAAAATAAATcttcatattattttatatacTAATCTATTGAAGTGAAAGATGATAACGTACATTCAAGACGGTCCAATATATATCATAAGTCCCCTGATTAAATACATACATATAAATTACGAAGAATATTTTACTATAATACTTTTTATACGAAAAGATACTGTGACAATATTCTAAATTGCCCTGTGTCTAAGTTTTGAGGTCATCCATTCAATCAAACCTGGACCACTTGGTCCCATTCTCGCTTGTCTCGATCAAGCACACGTTAGAATTCCGAtaaaaaacaaattttttttttaccatgtATCCAATTTTACCATCCGATTAATTCCGATGTCACATTCACTATTAATTTAATCAACGTAAGAATTGAACCTGATGACCCATCTGACCTCTTAGCATCACACTCAGCCATGGGGCAAATAGGTAGTCACGCACAAGATAGTTATCGAGCTTCCTGCAGCTTTCATTGAATTTTCCCCAATGATAATTTCCACATCAGATCCATTGAGGATAGACCACATCTGGGCTCCCACCATGACCGGGACATTAAGTTTACATGTATCATGCACAAGTTAATTAAGATTGTATTGTATGGATTGAACCAAATCTAAAGCGAAAGGGCTGTCATTCATTCATTCTAGTTGTTATTAACTCGAACAAACAGAAGGATTTGACTATATATCCACTGGATCGAAGATCGCTAGCTAGctgcttaattaattaattccaaGTCTTCTCCGTCTCGATTTTAAATAATGCCAACAAACGAAGTAACGAACAGTGCTGTTCCCATTTTTGCTCTACAACTACAAGCTAAGCTGCCTTTCAGATCGGTCATGGATAAAACAACGAGCTGCACCGGAATTAGGAAGGTAGCAGAGAATAGAAGAGGCAAGTGAGGGCGGGCGTCGTCGTTAATTCCTGGATCATTTTTGCCTCGCGAACGCAAAAATCTACTGCGGGCCGGGGATGGGAAGCGGCGCTGCCAGCGTGGACTTGGATGCGACTCTGGGGGCGGAGTCTGCGGCTGGGAGGAATTCCAAGCTGCCTTCGTCGCGGTACAAGGGCGTCGTGCCGCAGCCCAACGGCCGCTGGGGCGCGCAGATCTACGAGCGGCACCAGCGCGTCTGGCTCGGCACCTTCGCGGAAGAGGCGGAGGCCGCGCGCGCCTACGACGCGGCGGCGCAGCGCTTCCGGGGCCGCGACGCCGTCACCAACTTCGCTCCGGCCTCGGCGGGGGACGAGGAGGGAGCGCTGGTGCTGGAATTTCTGGCCGCTCACTCCAAGGCGGAGATCGTGGACATGCTGCGGAATCACACGTACCAGGACGAGCTGCGGCAGAGCAAGCgcgccggcggcggcggcggcgccgcCTTTGGGGGCTGCAGGCGGTCGCTGAGCTACCACGAGACGGCGCGCGAGATGCTGTTCGAGAAGGAGGTGACGCCGAGCGACGTGGGGAAGCTGAACCGGCTGGTGATCCCGAAGCAACACGCGGAGAAGCACTTCCCGTTGCGGAGCGGGACGGAAGAGGCGTGCAAGGGGGTGCTGCTCAACTTTGAGGACGCCGGCGGGAGGGTGTGGCGCTTCCGGTACTCCTACTGGAACAGCAGCCAGAGCTATGTGCTGACCAAAGGGTGGATCCGGTTCGTGAAGGAGAAGAACCTTAAGCCAGGCGACGTCATCAGGTTCTGGCAATCCACCGGGCCAGAGAAGCAGTTGTACATCGACCGCGGCGACGCACAGTCGCCGGTGAGGCTGTTCGGAGTGAACATATTGGAGGGACAGGCAGGTGGAGAGGGGAGCAAAGGAGGCGATGGATCGGTTCTATAGGCCGGTGCCGCCGCCATTCTTGCTGATCATCAAGATTCAAGAAGCTAAGCTAATTAAGCGTGTACGTATACCCTTAATTGGTAGCTAGCTAGCTGGATGATACCACTCTTCCTTTCCCTCTCAAGCTCTAGATATTTTCTTTGCTAATTTAATTCTCTCTCTGTATTATAGGCGAGCAAATTGTTTGATTGGCTTCGCAAAGAAGCATTTCAATTTATAAAATTCGAATTGGAAAGAGTTAATTAAGTCGATTATATAACTTGTTGCTCAACGATCTTGGCTTAACTAATATATAGGCTTAGCTTCTTTTCAATTTGTTACAAGAATCACCATATGTTGTGTTACGTTCGAGATGCATGATTTAAGCCACGCCAATTTGATTTTGTAGTCAAACCCTAAGGTAGATCTTAATTTCGATCGAGAATTAATGATATGCTTTATTGTTAATGACCTATACATGGCACTGGATAAATTATATCATAGATA
The genomic region above belongs to Zingiber officinale cultivar Zhangliang chromosome 11A, Zo_v1.1, whole genome shotgun sequence and contains:
- the LOC122032784 gene encoding AP2/ERF and B3 domain-containing transcription repressor TEM1-like: MGSGAASVDLDATLGAESAAGRNSKLPSSRYKGVVPQPNGRWGAQIYERHQRVWLGTFAEEAEAARAYDAAAQRFRGRDAVTNFAPASAGDEEGALVLEFLAAHSKAEIVDMLRNHTYQDELRQSKRAGGGGGAAFGGCRRSLSYHETAREMLFEKEVTPSDVGKLNRLVIPKQHAEKHFPLRSGTEEACKGVLLNFEDAGGRVWRFRYSYWNSSQSYVLTKGWIRFVKEKNLKPGDVIRFWQSTGPEKQLYIDRGDAQSPVRLFGVNILEGQAGGEGSKGGDGSVL